tttctttttttccttttcagtatgttcattttctgaaagatcAGAGTCAGACTCTGACAGGGCGTAAAATTTCCTGAGGTTCTCTGTAGAAGTATAGTGAACAGGGCGACCTCTTTTATCCACTGTATATTTCAGCTTAAACTTCTTGTCATGGAACATAGCTCGGAATCGTTTGTCAATCTTAACTTTACGTTCTTTTTCGGGCATCTCCCAAAACCTGGGATCCCTAGTAACGCAGCTAAACCGCCCATCGCTCAGTATTTCCTCTTGGGATGACATTTTTGGTGCTGTTGAAGACTTGGACATCTGcaatatgggaaaaaaaccaaagcacttctgattaaaaaacccaattaCCATAGATTTACAtacataattgaaaaaaaattacagaattaagCAAAGTTAGATTTCTAACCTATACCTGAAAAGGTCTTTCCAAAAGCACATTCGGCAATTTAAATAAGCCACAAGTAATCCTGTAACTACCGCAGTTTTGACCATGCATCTTAGCTTCCTCTGATAAAGAATATACAGCTATAAAAACCATACCGGCTGCAGGTACAGCCTTAAATGACCCCCTATCAATCCCGAACACGACCTCAAACAGTTTCACTGTCAGCCAGACCCTCAGGCTCGTGTTTCCCATAGGATTAGGGTACTGCACGCTTTAAAGCACCAGTGAGGAACGAAATCAGCAAAAGCACGAGTGCTTTGCCGAGCTCAGGCCCGCGCCACCGGCAGCTCGGGCGCAGGCAGAGACGCAGCGGCAGCACCCGAGCCTTCTCCCCCGCCCGCTGCCTCGCCGACCCCAGCGACAGACGAGGCCCCACGAAGGCGCCCCAGCGAGAGGCCCCGCTCGCACCGCCCGGCCGGCCCGAGCCCACCAACCGTTAACGGTTGCTGCTACGgttgctgttgttgctgctgctcgctccttcttcttcttcttcttcttcttcttcttcctcctcctcctcctcctttctcctcgCCGCCCGGCCGCACTCCCTCACGCGGCGGCCCACCACCCCCCTCCGTCACGCGCCGACGCAGCCACTTCCGGCGGCGCTACGGCAGCCGCGGCAGGACAAACCGCTCCCAACCAATCAGGCGGCGCGACCGGCGGGAaggctggcggcggggcggcagcgcGCATGCGCGGAGGGGGCCGAGGGCAAgccgggcggctgcggggcgggaTTTTCCCGCGCATGCGCCGGGCGCGCGGCTGAGGCCATGGGGGCTGCGGCCGTTGGAGGCGCTGCGGCGGCCGTTGGGGCGCGAGCCCTGAGGGGGCCCGGGCGCCCGGtgctgcgggcggggggcggaggCTGTCGCTGGCTCTGGGCGCCGTCGGGaccggccgcggccgccgcttCTCCTCCCACCGGCGCGTCCTCGGCTTCGGGCGCGCTGAGCCCCTTCGACCGGCGGCTGAAGCGGAAGCAGAAGAACTGGGCGGCGCTGCAGGCCGAGCCCGCCAAGTGCGACTACCTGCGGGAGGAGGtgggggcggcggccggcggcccggggcggcccccTCGGCAAGGTGGGGGAGGCGTCAGCCAGGCGCCgaggggacgggacggggctgccccgcggcgCTGACCGGCGGGCTTTCCCCCTAGGTCGGCGGCAGGATAGCGGACAGGGTGTTTGACATCACCAGGTAAGCCTCGCCGCCGGGGAAAGCTGtgaagtaacaagtgataggacgagaggaaatggccttaagctgtgtcaggggaggtttagatgggatattaggaaaaatttcttcacggaaagggtagtcaagcattggaacaggctgcccagagaggtggtggagtcaccatccctggaagtgttcagaaaacaggcagatgtagcgctctgggacatggtttaggggacatggtggtgttgggttgacagttggactgatgatcttagaggtcctttccaatcttaatgattcctagttttcactttcattaaaaaataatccagccaccaaaccaggaaacatgaaattaccaatcaacccttaattggtttagtggtggacttggtagtgttaggttaatggttggactggatgaccttcaaggtcttttccaagctaaatgaCTCTCAGTGGGGCTCCGCTCCCTGCCCCGCAcactgccctgcagctgctggggtgcaggcaggggaccTGATCCTCGGGAAGAAACGCTGCCTTGTCAGCgcctttctctgtgctttctcGTAGTGGTAACCGCAGCAGCGTGCTCGATGGGTTTAGTTCGAAAAGGTGTTGGGAAACAAGCAGACAAAACTTAACGTAGGCTAAAACTTAAAATAGCTTAAGTCTTGATTATGTTTTATGTTGCTAAACTTATCCTTTAGAACATTTCCTCTCGCTTTGGATGTTGGCTCTGGAAGAGGTTACATAGCTCAACATTTAACCAAGGTACTGTCTCTTCATACTtcaaagtgtttaaaatacaggtgTATTTATTCCTCTGTTTTCAGATAGGGCTCTATTGTAACTTAAAACAATCCTCTGAATCTTGATGAgctaacttctttttttttttttcctctcatatCTGTAGCTACAGTCCAAAGATGTGTGTTATGCAGTCTGTTATATTGTCACCAAAGACTAGACAGATAGTAGTGCAAGGCAAGCTATCTGTTGTATGACAGGTAACCTTTAGTATTGAGTAGGGAGGTGCATATTTTTCGATCAATATTTGTTGGATGCACTTAGTTATTAAAGAGAAGTATCATTATGGAGACTTCTAAAGGGTGAGCAGTTTACCCCTGCTGAACGGTGTTGTAAGTAAAGGTACTTCAGTGGCTCTTAATCCATGGTTTATATCTGACTGAACTTACatgtaaaaatgcagaatgtgttttttgttttacctCAGCTGTTCTCTGTGGGAGCAATTATTatgttggggggaaaaatgctttctgctttacGTAAAGTTTTATCAAAGAGATTTATTAGAGTGATTCCTTCTAACTTCTTATAAATATGTGTAAGCGTTCCAAAAAATGGCTAATGTGAACTTGTAAGAcaacttaaatatttcatagactattaaaattttttttcaggaaaccaTTGAAAAACTTATTCAAGTTGATATTGCAGAGAATGCTTTAGTAAGTAGCTTTCTGAATGCTCATGTGCTTCAATTCCATAATACGGGAAAGCAAAAGAAGTGAGTTTCtgatgttgtttttcttctaaccCAACATTAGAAGAATGCTGTAGAATCTGAAATCCCTACGGTCAAGGTTGTAGCTGATGAGGAATTCCTTCCTTTCAAAGAAGATACGTTTGATCTTGTTATTAGCAGCTTAAGGTATGTGATaatcatttatttacattttattttttagctaaagatgcaaaataatgttcttttcAGAGTAactttaaggaagaaaaaagagaactaCTAATGGTCCATTAAACAGCAATAAGAAATGTACTTGCATAGTTAATATTAGTGTACATTCGGAAAATCTGCTGTCCTGGTGGCTCTtactggtttgtttgtttttccttcagaacaCATatagcttctttctttcctgcgTTTTGACAAACTAGTCTCCAGGACTTCCACCTTCtcagcttcaggaaaaaaagaaaaaaaatccaaacagctATTCATACaaacttttttatttagtaCCACTTTTAGGGCAGGCATTTCAGAACTTTTGCAGTTTGAGAAACTAGTTCGTTGGTCTGGCTTCTGAAACGTACTTAGGTAATGTAACAATTATTTGCATTtcctaaattttatttaatatacaaTTATAAAATGTACGCTTCTGTTATTTCAGTTTGCATTGGGTGAATGACCTTCCTAAAGCTTTTAGAGAGGTAAGAAACTGGTTTTTAATACTAAAAATCAACACTTGCCATTAATTGCATTCAGAGCACTCTGTATTTCCAGGTCATCTTTAAATAAGGGGTATAGAAATAGCTCGTGTTGCacacaagtattttttattggaaaactgaaactgttactgaaaaaaaatctgattcagGGTTATTTCAGCTCCTTCCTGCAAGTGAAAACCTTTTTTCAAATCAGCTAACTTGGGAGCAAGAGCAAGGAATATTTTAACtagtttgttgtgttttcatttatttcaaattggTCATTTGTTATAGTGCTATTCTATCACCTGCTAGTATGAATAGGAGTACCCTGCTGttatggaaataataaaaatagaaattggAATGCATTCAGTACTTCAAGACATTTTCTCTggaatttaagtattttatggAGTGTCAAATATTTTTACCTCCACGGTAAAAGTAACTGACTCATTATAATGTCCCACAAAggggagggaactggggttcTTGGCCAACTTTTATCGTAAATGCTCATTTCCTACTTCGGGATTACTGGCTTTAACTAACGGAAACTGCCTTAAAGGCTTCTTTATTAGCATGGAAAAGGTAGCTTGATCAATACTTAATTAAAAACCTGtttaaaaggcttttgtttCAAGTTAGTAAGGTAAACTGTAGCTTTTGCTGTCTTGTTAGCCTGATTAGGTAATATGGCTCTTCTGGATATCTAAACCAGGGATCATTGCCAATTcttaagggaaaaagaaagtatgaATTTGTTGGCTTTCTCAGTAAGAAGGGGGCTAGAACTTGGTAGACAAGAAAGCAGTTTGTCAACCTCTGCGTTTGAGTCATGATATTGCTATTCTGGCTAGTTAAAAATAAGCAGGGGTAGACATAATAAGAGTTGCATTACTCTGTTGTGCATTCAGAAGTGCAATGATCACTATAGGAAACTAAGGCCTCCATTTCTCTTAAATCAAGCCAttaaagagtatttttgctgCCCTCATCTGAGAAACTAAAAGTAAGCAGAAAGTGTCTTAATCTaccttattttcagaagtaaattgGGGATATTGTTTTAGGAGTATCCCATTGAAAATAGTTTTACCCTAGATTTCCACAGTGCCTTTTGCGTTTCCTGACTCTTAAGTGTAATTTCTGGGGATGCGCTCTTTCTTAAGAAcaaatagtttctttttcagacagATTATTTAGTTGCAGTGTTACCAAAAGCTTTGGTGAAGCTTGCCTGTCAGAATACAGTCAATGTTAAAAACCTATTACAACTAttaaaatgatttcttttaagttcatttaaaaaaaaggtcctGAGAACTTCTTAGTTACATAGgcttaataacaaaaaaacttttttttttcctgtgttgtaGATTCACCAAGTGCTTAAGCCAGATGGAGTATTCATTGGTGCCATGCTGGGAGGAGACACTCTGTATGAGCTTCGCTGCTCTTTGCAGCTAGCAGAattggagagggaagggggattTTCTCCTCACGTATCACCGTTCACTGCTGTCTCTGATTTGGGACATCTGCTGTCGAGAGCTGGCTTTAACACCCTGACTGTggtaattttaaataacagaacAATCAGGCAGAACAATCCAGAACATCAGAGCTGCTGGTAgataaaaaatactgtttacGAATGTATTAGTAATGTACCGCTTCCTTCTGCATGTTGTGCACCTTGCTGAATAAGTTTCTGAAGTAGCCTGGACTGCCTCTGCTCTCGGCTTCAGTGTGATTAATGAAACCAACTGAAGTGTATCTTTGGCTAGTGGCCTAGTAGAATTTGGATGGTCTTCTTGGAGAAATGTCAGAGTATGTTAGACCTGCTTGAAAAAACTTTAGACactcttgctgtttcttttaaaaccaagaagaaaatggcatttcaattaaaatttaattgcaTTTGGGCTACTAAACAGAACTTTTTAGAAATGTTAAGACAGTATATTCTT
This genomic interval from Pelecanus crispus isolate bPelCri1 chromosome 3, bPelCri1.pri, whole genome shotgun sequence contains the following:
- the NDUFAF5 gene encoding arginine-hydroxylase NDUFAF5, mitochondrial isoform X1, producing MGAAAVGGAAAAVGARALRGPGRPVLRAGGGGCRWLWAPSGPAAAAASPPTGASSASGALSPFDRRLKRKQKNWAALQAEPAKCDYLREEVGGRIADRVFDITRTFPLALDVGSGRGYIAQHLTKETIEKLIQVDIAENALKNAVESEIPTVKVVADEEFLPFKEDTFDLVISSLSLHWVNDLPKAFREIHQVLKPDGVFIGAMLGGDTLYELRCSLQLAELEREGGFSPHVSPFTAVSDLGHLLSRAGFNTLTVDTDEIQVNYPGLFEVMEDLQGMGESNCSWNRKPLLHRETMLAAAAIYREMYGNSDGSVPATFQIYYMIGWKFHESQARPAQRGSATVSFGDLAKIGGILSRGKK